The Candidatus Roizmanbacteria bacterium CG_4_9_14_0_2_um_filter_38_17 genome contains the following window.
ACAGGTAAAACAGGAACAACGTACGACGAATATAGAAAAGCTGATAAAAAGAAGGTCGTTTTAGAAATTCTGAGAAAAAATTTTAGAAATATTTTTAATTTTAATGAAGAAGCTGATTATCTAGTTAATAAAATTGGTGAATTATTTGGTAAAACTCCTAAGCGAAAAGATTTCAAAGGCGTAGATAAAATGGTTTACGAGCTTACAAAATTAGAGCCGTTTTTTTATAAAATTAGCTTTAATGCGGTTAAGCAAAATTCAAACGATACGAAAATCAAAGCATTATTCCAAATCTATAGTAAAGATTTTTCTCCTGATAAAAATCCTAATAGCAAGAAAAACCTTCACACACTGTATTTTGAAGAACTATTTTCAAAAGAAAATGAAGAGAATCCCATCTTTAAACTCTCTGGTGGTGCGGAAGTATTTTTCAGAGAAAAGATCGATGACTACAAGGTTGATCAATGGGAAAAGAAAAGATTGAAGAATCCGAAAACGGATAAGCTTCCGAATAAAAAGAGACGGTTCACAGGGAATCAGATACTTTTCCATCTGCCAATTGTGTTAAACAATATCAATGATGGTGGAAGCGTAAATCGTAAAGTTCACGAGTATATTCAGGAGAACGAAGATGTAAAAATAATTGGCATAGACAGAGGTGAAAAAGAACTAGCTTATTATTGCTTACTTGATCAATTTGGAACAATTATTGATGAGCCAAAAACTCTGAATACAATGGGTTCAAATGTCATTGATGGTGTTCGGCAACCGATAAATTATCGTAACAAGTTAGATATCCGTGAAAGGGAGCGAATGATAGCGCGCCGATCCTGGACAAAAATTGAAGGTATAAAAGACTTGAAGCAAGGATATATTTCAAATGTTGTAAATGAAATCGCGAAGTTGATGGTTGATAACGATGCTTTTATCTGTCTTGAAGAATTGAATCATGGCTTTAAAAAAGATCGCAGCATACGAATTGAGAAAGGCGTTTATCAGCGTTTGGAGAATGCCCTAGTCGATAAATTGAATTATTTAGTACTTGAAAAAACACCAGAAGGAGTAAGAAACGCACGGCAATTGACTGAGAAAAATCGAGCTATAAAATCCTGGGGCAATCAAATGGGAGCACTTTTTTACACCGATGCAAAATTCACCTCAAAAACTTGTCCAAATTGTGGCTTTAGAAAAAGAGGAGTTAGTGATTTTAACAACAGAGAAAACCTCAGAGAGAAGATAAAGAATGGCGATTTGAAAGTATTCTTTGAAAAGAAGAAAGATCGATTCAGAATTGAATATAACTGGAATTACGAGTATAGGATGAATAATAAAACTGAGTTATATAGTAATAGAGATTTATACGATCAGGAGAATAATATGGAATATATTTATTCTGATGTGATCAGAAGTGACTGGTATAGGAAATATGACCCAACGATAAAGTTGAAAGAAATTTTCAAAGCATTTTATCAAACAAGTAAAGAGAATATAGCAATAAAAGAGAATCATTTTTCATATTCAGTTTTTATCGAAGTGTTCAATATTATTCTGAACATCCGAAATCGCACAAATGAGGAAGATATTATCTCTTGCCCTAAGTGTCACTTCTCAACACTTCCACCAAAAGTTCAAAAAATTAACAATGGCGATGCGAATGGCGCATATAACATCGCAAGGAAAGGTCTCATGATTTTTGAAAAAATCAGAAGTGAAAAGTTGAGAAAGAAAATATATACTAAAAAAGGAATTGAGAGTAAAGATTTAAAGATTACATTGCAAGAATGGGATGAATTAACATATAGTCAGTGGAATAAGAAAGATTGGAACGAATCAAACAATGAACGAGGATTATAATAAGTAACATTATTTTTAAACCGCTACTTAAACAAGACCTGTAGTTAAATACTATCGGTGTGTTATAATCTTTCATTGTGGATGATTATATTCAAATATCAAAGTTAAACGACTTTATCTTTTGCCCTTACTCTATTTATTTACATTCTATTTATGAGAATTTTGATACCTCAACTTATCACTCAAAGTTTCAAAAAAGAGGCTCTATTAACCATGCGAGAATAGACAACAAGACTTATTCTACTTCTAAATATATCATTCAGGGAAAAGATATCTATAGTCAAAAATATGGACTAGTTGGAAAGATTGATCTATATGACAGCAAGCAAAAATCACTTATTGAACGAAAATATAAAATAACCAAAATATATTCAGGTTATAAATTACAGCTTTTTGCGCAGTGTTTATGCATGCAAGAAATGGGATATCAAGTAAATAAATTATGTTTCCACTCATTGGTAGATAATAAGAATTATCCTATTGCGTTTCCTTCTGGAGAGGATCTGAATTTTTTGAAAGATACAGTCAAACAGATTCGTAATTTTAGATCGAAAGATGCAGTTTTGCTCTCTATCTCTCCCTTAAAATGTGAAAAATGTATATATAATAACTTGTGCGCTTTTAAATAATGTTAACTTTACCAGATTTACGTGAAAAAAAGATACTGTTTATTTCTTCCAGAGAAGAATTTAGCGATACTATTAAATTTAGAAATAGCAATGTATGTCTCTATCGCGATGACAAATGTGTAGACAGGATAAGCATACATTTGGTGTTGGCAATATTTATAATTGGTCAAATTAGCTTGACTAGTGTTTTGCTAAAGAAACTTGCTGAGCATGGAATATCTATTTACTTTATGGATGATTCTTTTAAGGTTTATAGTTCAATATCCTCGGAGGCTGAGGGTAATTACATGCTTCGTTCAGTTCAATATATGTTCTCGGAGAAGAAAGAATTAGAGTTTAGCAAGAAATTGGTTAAAAATAAGATTGCAAATCAAGCAACAGTTATCAGAAAGATACAGCGCCAAAAATATATAATTGATGATTACTTACTCAAAGTTGATCAAGCGCGGAGCATAGATTCTATCCGTGGAATTGAAGGTAATTTTGCTAGTATATATTTTTCAGTTATATTTAAAGATGTAGGTTGGTATAAAAGATCTCCACGCACAAAGCCGGATATTCCAAATTTGCTTTTGGATATTGGTTATACTTTTATGTTTAATTATATCGATGGTATGTTGCGATTATTTGGATTTGATACCTATAAGGGTATTTACCATCAACTATTTTTTCAGCGTAAATCATTAGCCTGCGATCTGATGGAACCGCTTCGGCCGCTTATTGATCGGCATCTAATAAAACAGTACAACCTCAAGGTTATAAATGAAAAAGACTTTAAGTTCAGTCAGGGAAGCTTTAGGATTAAGTCTTTTGATATGCGAAAGAAGTATGCAGATATTTGGCTGAAGTTGATTATGGAGAATAAGGAAGATATTTATATTTTTATTCTCAATTTTTATCGGTATATGCTTAATCCTGTCAAATACTCTTTTACTGAATTTAGCTATAAATGATTATTGTGTCTTATGATTTTTCTGATGATAAGAGAAGAGCTAAATTTTCTAGATTTCTGGAGCAGTATGGGGATCGTATTCAGTATTCTGTTTTTAAAATCAGAAATAGTAGGCGTGTTATCAATAATATATTGACTGAAATAGAACACTCATATAAAAAGAATTTTGAGAAGACCGACAGCATTTATGTACTTCAGGTGTGTAATGGGTGTATGAAGGGTCTTAAAAGATATGGTTCTGCTGTCCATGAAGAAGAAAGTATTGTATACTTTGGGTGACGGTGTGTCGCTCCTTGAAATAATATTTCGGCTAAAGGTAGAAGCCGACTGTAAAGATTATTGTAAACCTTTGTCTTAATTTTTTTGGGACAGAGGGATTAAACTTAAGTATGGAGCTTAAATATAAGGAAAACATGATATTTATCGTGGAGAAGTCCCAGAATTATTTTGAATTGCTGGTTGTATCTTCTCCGCGTAATATCAACCCTTTCGTGGTTTAATCCTTATAGTAGATTTCTACTTTTGTAGATTTAAAATGTTTATCGCCAGAGAGCTCAGTTTAATCCTTATAGTAGATTTCTACTTTTGTAGATATCAATCCCTTCACGAGATAGGCAAAGGTTTAATCCTTATAGTAGATTTCTACTTTTGTAGATGCTATGCTCACCGCGTAGCCGTTTCATGTTTAATCCTTATAGTAGATTTCTACTTTTGTAGATTGTCCTTGCTCCATCTGAACATGACTGAGTTTAATCCTTATAGTAGATTTCTACTTTTGTAGATTTAGAAGCTGGTGCAAAAACTGTAAAGTTTAATCCTTATAGTAGATTTCTACTTTTGTAGATAGT
Protein-coding sequences here:
- the cas4 gene encoding type V CRISPR-associated protein Cas4 → MVDDYIQISKLNDFIFCPYSIYLHSIYENFDTSTYHSKFQKRGSINHARIDNKTYSTSKYIIQGKDIYSQKYGLVGKIDLYDSKQKSLIERKYKITKIYSGYKLQLFAQCLCMQEMGYQVNKLCFHSLVDNKNYPIAFPSGEDLNFLKDTVKQIRNFRSKDAVLLSISPLKCEKCIYNNLCAFK
- the cas1 gene encoding CRISPR-associated endonuclease Cas1, translating into MLTLPDLREKKILFISSREEFSDTIKFRNSNVCLYRDDKCVDRISIHLVLAIFIIGQISLTSVLLKKLAEHGISIYFMDDSFKVYSSISSEAEGNYMLRSVQYMFSEKKELEFSKKLVKNKIANQATVIRKIQRQKYIIDDYLLKVDQARSIDSIRGIEGNFASIYFSVIFKDVGWYKRSPRTKPDIPNLLLDIGYTFMFNYIDGMLRLFGFDTYKGIYHQLFFQRKSLACDLMEPLRPLIDRHLIKQYNLKVINEKDFKFSQGSFRIKSFDMRKKYADIWLKLIMENKEDIYIFILNFYRYMLNPVKYSFTEFSYK
- the cas2 gene encoding CRISPR-associated endonuclease Cas2; translation: MIIVSYDFSDDKRRAKFSRFLEQYGDRIQYSVFKIRNSRRVINNILTEIEHSYKKNFEKTDSIYVLQVCNGCMKGLKRYGSAVHEEESIVYFG